A stretch of the Vigna radiata var. radiata cultivar VC1973A chromosome 7, Vradiata_ver6, whole genome shotgun sequence genome encodes the following:
- the LOC106767556 gene encoding probable calcium-binding protein CML31, protein MMKGGEYERVLRYLDEDGDGKVSACELRNRIGMMGGEVGLREAEMVIAALDSDGDGFLCLEDLVKMMEGVEEEEKVKDLREAFDLYDRERCGFITPKALKRMLNKLGESKSMDQCRAMISRFDLNGDGMLSFEEFRVMMN, encoded by the coding sequence ATGATGAAGGGTGGTGAATACGAGCGGGTGCTGAGGTACTTGGACGAGGACGGTGATGGAAAGGTTTCAGCTTGTGAGTTGAGGAACAGAATAGGGATGATGGGTGGGGAGGTTGGGTTGAGAGAGGCGGAGATGGTGATTGCGGCGTTGGATTCTGACGGTGATGGGTTTCTTTGTTTGGAGGATTTGGTGAAGATGATGGAAGGAgttgaagaggaagagaaggtgAAGGATTTGAGGGAAGCTTTTGATTTGTACGACAGGGAACGCTGTGGCTTCATCACCCCCAAAGCCTTGAAGAGGATGCTCAACAAGTTGGGTGAATCCAAGTCCATGGATCAGTGCAGAGCCATGATTTCTCGCTTTGATTTGAATGGAGATGGCATGCTTAGCTTTGAAGAGTTCAGAGTTATGATGAACTAA
- the LOC106768118 gene encoding putative F-box protein At3g58860 — translation MQNAVSRDYKQRRTKENSEESYEEDLINQLPDGIPVTILSKLPITDAARTSILSRKWRYLWTYFSGSLEFDGSPIMKDMKKDIKKAEEKRHLQMAMEIMYDAESQTYTRWIDKLLSSLNASALQGLKFWFHVGPGCDTDKWVHFAIQKKVQKLELYFGNTFEYVLPLHLFKLQSFNSLHVLRLKCITVTEEMLEYLLHCCPSLETLNLVDSVVPKTMKVSGPSLKLKSLELMRCWELLRLEIFAENLMSFKYYGPHLDTEFKSVPSLVEATFGGSFMEFTTESFLPHLEVLILDITQNIPEVICSLGQLPKLKNIKHLELVTCGDDGITLGACALLLRASPSLWKFTLKMLHTKPPLKIKQKITMKCQHGLKELELVGFCGASCEVELATYILQNAVELQKITIDTRLPTRPKLRPLGEHFKAWDREENRNRAKALQEKVPPWIEFVCI, via the exons ATGCAAAATGCAGTTAGCAGAGATTATAAACAGcgaagaacaaaagaaaacagTGAGGAAAGTTATGAAGAAGATCTTATCAACCAATTACCAGATGGAATCCCTGTAACCATTTTATCTAAATTGCCAATAACTGATGCTGCTAGGACCAGCATTCTCTCAAGAAAATGGAGATATCTATGGACATATTTTTCTGGATCCTTGGAATTTGATGGTTCACCTATCATGAAAGACATGAAAAAAGACATTAAGAAGGCTGAAGAAAAAAGGCATTTGCAGATGGCAATGGAGATCATGTATGATGCTGAAAGCCAAACATATACAAGATGGATCGATAAATTGTTGAGTTCACTAAATGCTTCAGCTCTACAAGGattaaaattttggtttcaTGTGGGTCCTGGGTGTGATACTGATAAGTGGGTCCACTTTGCCATTCAAAAGAAGGTTCAAAAGCTTGAGCTGTATTTTGGGAATACATTTGAATATGTTCTTCCGTTGCACTTGTTTAAACTGCAAAGTTTTAATTCCTTGCATGTTTTGCGTCTGAAATGCATTACTGTGACCGAGGAGATGCTAGAATATCTACTGCACTGTTGTCCATCACTTGAAACGTTGAACTTGGTTGACTCAGTAGTTCCAAAAACTATGAAGGTTTCAGGTCCATCCCTCAAGCTGAAAAGTCTAGAATTGATGAGATGTTGGGAGCTGCTAAGACTTGAAATTTTTGCTGAGAATTTGATGTCATTCAAATACTACGGACCCCATTTGGATACAGAATTTAAGAGTGTTCCTAGTCTTGTGGAAGCAACATTTGGAGGCTCCTTTATGGAGTTCACTACAGAAAGCTTTTTACCACATTTGGAAGTACTTATATTGGATATTACACAAAACATACCTGAAGTG ATTTGCTCGCTAGGTCAACTTCCcaagttaaaaaatatcaagcatTTGGAGTTGGTTACCTGTGGTGATGATGGAATCACACTTGGTGCTTGTGCTTTGTTATTAAGGGCATCACCTTCACTGTGGAAGTTCACACTAAAG ATGCTACATACCAAACCccctttaaaaataaaacaaaaaattacaatGAAATGTCAACACGGTCTCAAGGAGTTGGAATTGGTTGGGTTTTGTGGAGCATCATGTGAGGTTGAATTAGCTACCTACATACTTCAGAATGCAGTTGAACTCCAGAAGATAACCATTGACACAAGATTACCAACTAGACCGAAACTTAGACCACTGGGGGAGCACTTCAAAGCCTGGGATCGTGAGGAAAACAGAAACCGTGCTAAGGCACTGCAAGAAAAAGTGCCACCTTGGATTGAATTTGTTTGTATTTGA
- the LOC106769010 gene encoding argininosuccinate synthase, chloroplastic isoform X2: protein MAQLKACSPSSSIPVTAPSLHTTGSLLYHQLWKAKTSSFKEVGLRTSVGAKNLQVIKAAARSDTEVVSETVKGGLRGKLNKVVLAYSGGLDTSVIVPWLRENYGCEVVCFTADVGQGIKELDGLEQKAKASGACQLVVKDLKEEFVKDYIFPCLRAGAVYERKYLLGTSMARPVIAKAMVDVAKEVGADAVSHGCTGKGNDQVRFELTFFALNPKLNVVAPWREWXITGREDAIEYAKKHNIPVPVTKKSIYSRDRNLWHLSHEGDILEDPANEPKKDMYMMSVDPEDAPDQAEYVEIGIEAGLPISVNGKRLSPASLLAELNEIGGRHGIGRIDMVENRLVGMKSRGVYETPGGTILFAAARELEFLTLDRETIQVKDSLALKYAELVYAGRWFDPLRESMDAFMQKITETTTGSVTLKLYKGSVTVTSRTSPFSLYRQDISSFESGQIYDQADAAGFIRLYGLPMRVRAMLEQGI, encoded by the exons ATGGCTCAGTTGAAAGCTTGTTCTCCTTCCTCTTCAATCCCTGTAACTGCTCCTTCACTACACACAACAG GGAGCCTCCTGTATCATCAGCTTTGGAAGGCAAAGACTTCGTCATTCAAAGAG GTGGGGTTAAGAACAAGTGTTGGTGCCAAGAATCTTCAAg TCATTAAAGCAGCTGCTCGCAGTGATACAGAGGTAGTTTCTGAAACCGTGAAGGGTGGCCTACGTGGAAAATTGAATAAGGTGGTGCTGGCCTACAGTGGTGGCTTAGACACATCAGTCATTGTTCCATGGCTCAG GGAGAATTATGGTTGTGAAGTTGTTTGCTTCACTGCTGATGTTGGCCAG GGCATAAAAGAATTGGATGGTTTAGAACAGAAAGCCAAAGCCAGTGGGGCCTGTCAATTAGTGGTTAAAGACTTGAAGGAGGAATTTGTTAAAGATTATATATTTCCTTGCCTACGTGCTGGTGCAGTTTATGAGAGGAAGTATTTGCTTGGTACCTCAATGGCTCGCCCTGTAATTGCGAAG GCCATGGTTGATGTTGCCAAAGAAGTTGGAGCTGATGCCGTTTCTCATGGGTGTACAGGAAAAGGAAATGATCAG GTTCGATTTGAGCTCACTTTCTTTGCTCTGAACCCCAAGCTAAATGTCGTTGCTCCATGGAGGGAGTGGGANATTACAGGGAGAGAAGATGCTATTGAGTATGCTAAAAAGCATAATATACCTGTTCCTGTGACAAAGAAATCCATATATAGCAGGGATAGGAATCTCTGGCACCTTAGCCACGAG GGAGATATTTTGGAAGACCCAGCTAATGAACCCAAGAAGGACATGTACATGATGTCTGTAGACCCTGAAGATGCTCCTGATCAAGCAGA ATATGTTGAGATTGGTATAGAAGCAGGGCTTCCCATTTCAGTCAATGGGAAGAGGCTTTCACCAGCATCATTACTTGCTGAGCTCAATGAGATTGGTGGAAGGCATGGAATTGGCCGGATTGACATGGTTGAGAATCGGCTTGTGGGTATGAAGAGCCGTGGAGTTTACGAAACTCCTGGAGGAACCATTCTGTTTGCAGCTGCGCGTGAGTTGGAGTTTTTGACACTTGATCGAGAAACAATCCAAGTGAAAGATTCATTAGCCCTTAAATATGCAGAGTTAGTGTATGCTGGCAGATGGTTTGATCCTCTTAGGGAGTCCATGGATGCCTTTATGCAGAAGATCACAGAGACCACAACAG GTTCTGTGACTTTGAAATTGTACAAAGGTTCTGTTACTGTAACCAGTCGTACAAGTCCCTTTAGCCTCTATAGGCAAGACATCTCATCGTTTGAAAGTGGACAGATATATGATCAAGCTGATGCTGCTGGCTTCATCCGTCTTTATGGTCTTCCAATGAGGGTTCGAGCAATGCTTGAGCAGGGCATCtaa
- the LOC106769010 gene encoding argininosuccinate synthase, chloroplastic isoform X1 produces the protein MAQLKACSPSSSIPVTAPSLHTTGSLLYHQLWKAKTSSFKEVGLRTSVGAKNLQVIKAAARSDTEVVSETVKGGLRGKLNKVVLAYSGGLDTSVIVPWLRENYGCEVVCFTADVGQGIKELDGLEQKAKASGACQLVVKDLKEEFVKDYIFPCLRAGAVYERKYLLGTSMARPVIAKAMVDVAKEVGADAVSHGCTGKGNDQVRFELTFFALNPKLNVVAPWREWXITGREDAIEYAKKHNIPVPVTKKSIYSRDRNLWHLSHEGDILEDPANEPKKDMYMMSVDPEDAPDQAEYVEIGIEAGLPISVNGKRLSPASLLAELNEIGGRHGIGRIDMVENRLVGMKSRGVYETPGGTILFAAARELEFLTLDRETIQVKDSLALKYAELVYAGRWFDPLRESMDAFMQKITETTTGSVTLKLYKGSVTVTSRTSPFSLYRQDISSFESGQIYDQADAAGFIRLYGLPMRVRAMLEQGI, from the exons ATGGCTCAGTTGAAAGCTTGTTCTCCTTCCTCTTCAATCCCTGTAACTGCTCCTTCACTACACACAACAG GGAGCCTCCTGTATCATCAGCTTTGGAAGGCAAAGACTTCGTCATTCAAAGAG GTGGGGTTAAGAACAAGTGTTGGTGCCAAGAATCTTCAAg TCATTAAAGCAGCTGCTCGCAGTGATACAGAGGTAGTTTCTGAAACCGTGAAGGGTGGCCTACGTGGAAAATTGAATAAGGTGGTGCTGGCCTACAGTGGTGGCTTAGACACATCAGTCATTGTTCCATGGCTCAG GGAGAATTATGGTTGTGAAGTTGTTTGCTTCACTGCTGATGTTGGCCAG GGCATAAAAGAATTGGATGGTTTAGAACAGAAAGCCAAAGCCAGTGGGGCCTGTCAATTAGTGGTTAAAGACTTGAAGGAGGAATTTGTTAAAGATTATATATTTCCTTGCCTACGTGCTGGTGCAGTTTATGAGAGGAAGTATTTGCTTGGTACCTCAATGGCTCGCCCTGTAATTGCGAAG GCCATGGTTGATGTTGCCAAAGAAGTTGGAGCTGATGCCGTTTCTCATGGGTGTACAGGAAAAGGAAATGATCAG GTTCGATTTGAGCTCACTTTCTTTGCTCTGAACCCCAAGCTAAATGTCGTTGCTCCATGGAGGGAGTGGGANATTACAGGGAGAGAAGATGCTATTGAGTATGCTAAAAAGCATAATATACCTGTTCCTGTGACAAAGAAATCCATATATAGCAGGGATAGGAATCTCTGGCACCTTAGCCACGAG GGAGATATTTTGGAAGACCCAGCTAATGAACCCAAGAAGGACATGTACATGATGTCTGTAGACCCTGAAGATGCTCCTGATCAAGCAGA ATATGTTGAGATTGGTATAGAAGCAGGGCTTCCCATTTCAGTCAATGGGAAGAGGCTTTCACCAGCATCATTACTTGCTGAGCTCAATGAGATTGGTGGAAGGCATGGAATTGGCCGGATTGACATGGTTGAGAATCGGCTTGTGGGTATGAAGAGCCGTGGAGTTTACGAAACTCCTGGAGGAACCATTCTGTTTGCAGCTGCGCGTGAGTTGGAGTTTTTGACACTTGATCGAGAAACAATCCAAGTGAAAGATTCATTAGCCCTTAAATATGCAGAGTTAGTGTATGCTGGCAGATGGTTTGATCCTCTTAGGGAGTCCATGGATGCCTTTATGCAGAAGATCACAGAGACCACAACAGGTTCTGTGACTTTGAAATTGTACAAAGGTTCTGTTACTGTAACCAGTCGTACAAGTCCCTTTAGCCTCTATAGGCAAGACATCTCATCATTTGAAAGTGGCCAGATATATGATCAAGCTGATGCTGCTGGCTTCATCCGTCTTTATGGTCTTCCAATGAGAGTTCGAGCAATGCTTGAGCAGGGCATCtaa
- the LOC106766316 gene encoding protein ROOT INITIATION DEFECTIVE 3-like, which yields MSVMPQQPLLNYTVEAIGTLSCTNDGIYLVGGALSGYVYLWDVTSGKLLKTWRAHNKCLNCMLFSFDNSLLISSSDDGMICVWSMISLLDIEETRSSPPPLHYLSGHISSITGLLTAPNSYYSILISSSLDGTCKVWDFISGKHMQTQVYPFAITSIALHQRESLLFCGTEKGMIFVEKLDVGGGEGPFLVIKGQPLELKGHSGAITALTSSRSFLISASEDCSICIWDIFSWEITRRFSLQKGKVTNLVVVSRSSLLSTSKNRRVSNEYIISPLEKYPQMSNSIKGTLHSSLYRGNQTCIDLKSSELLKQKIFDTQKDVPTITTLQMRVEASVKNHVWATNMTKHVMVINKQLKSTLLGMMQHRLFRPNNINLRKTSTKKPKI from the exons ATGAGTGTCATG CCTCAACAACCGCTTTTGAATTACACAGTGGAGGCTATTGGGACACTTTCTTGTACAAATGATGGCATATATCTTGTTGGAGGAGCTTTATCTGGATATGTTTATCTATGGGAT GTGACCAGTGGAAAATTGTTGAAGACTTGGAGGGCtcataataaatgtttaaactgcatgttattttcatttgacaattcTCTTCTCATTTCTAGCTCAGATGATGGAATGATTTGTGTTTGGTCCATGATTAG TTTGTTAGACATAGAAGAAACGAGAAGTTCGCCGCCTCCATTACATTATTTGTCTGGACATATATCCTCCATAACAGGTCTTTTAACTGCACCAAATAGTTACTACTCGATTTTAATATCAAGTTCCCTTGATGGCACGTGCAAG GTTTGGGATTTTATCTCAGGAAAGCATATGCAAACTCAAGTTTATCCTTTTGCCATAACTTCCATTGCCCTTCACCAAAGAGAAAGTCTTTTGTTTTGCGGAACAGAAAAAGGAATGATATTTGTCGAGAAGCTCGATGTTGGTGGTGGAGAAGGTCCTTTTCTTGTCATTAAAGGGCAGCCACTTGAACTGAAAGGACACAG TGGAGCCATTACTGCCTTAACCTCATCTCGATCATTCCTAATATCTGCCTCTGAAGATTGTTCGATTTGCATTTGGGACATCTTCAGTTGGGAAATCACTCGAAGGTTTAGTCTCCAAAAAG GGAAAGTAACCAATCTTGTGGTGGTTTCACGATCTTCGTTACTTTCTACATCAAAAAACAGGAGAGTCTCGaatgaatatattatttctcCACTTGAAAAGTATCCGCAAATGTCCAACTCAATCAAGGGAACTCTCCATTCCTCATTATATAGAGGAAATCAAACTTGCATTGATTTGAAAAGTTCTGAATTATTGAAACAGAAGATTTTTGATACACag aaagatGTACCAACAATCACAACCTTGCAAATGAGAGTGGAAGCAAGTGTAAAGAATCATGTATGGGCAACAAACATGACAAAACATGTCATGGTGATAAACAAACAGTTGAAGTCAACACTATTAGGCATGATGCAGCATAGATTGTTTCGTCCAAACAACATCAACTTGCGAAAAACTAGTACAAAGAAACCCAAAATTTAG